One genomic window of Polyangium aurulentum includes the following:
- a CDS encoding glucokinase: MKKRSTTPSILVGDIGGTRTRLSLYDGRGKTLLLEAVLPSREHATFDEIALRFLSSASHPHPTVAVLGVAGPIRDRVATVTNLPWKLDERQLARKLSIPEVVLANDLAVAAAGCLHLPAEVALALDDRKPTPKGNHMAVIAAGTGLGEARLVWDGSKHLVLPTEGGHTDFAPRTPLEIELWHYLSNRFPDHVSYERVLSGDGLGALYDFFASRGGREPRAIARKLEQGDRNAAIAELGLARAYRPATRAVDLFASIYGAEAGNLALKELALGGVFVAGNIARHIVPARRELFLEGFRKKGRFSALMSTIPVVVVTDPLVGVRGALAMARDLIAAREGASPQPKRAVKKTVKKAAKKKRSG, from the coding sequence ATGAAGAAGCGTTCGACCACTCCCTCCATCCTCGTCGGCGACATCGGCGGAACGCGGACGCGGCTCTCGCTCTACGACGGCCGCGGCAAGACGCTCTTGCTCGAGGCGGTCTTGCCGAGCCGGGAGCACGCGACGTTCGACGAGATCGCGCTGCGCTTCCTCTCGAGCGCCTCGCACCCGCACCCGACCGTGGCCGTGCTCGGCGTGGCGGGCCCGATCCGCGATCGGGTCGCGACCGTGACCAACCTGCCGTGGAAGCTCGACGAGCGGCAGCTCGCGCGCAAGCTGTCGATCCCCGAGGTCGTGCTCGCCAACGATCTCGCCGTGGCCGCGGCCGGGTGCTTGCACCTGCCCGCGGAGGTGGCGCTTGCGCTCGACGATCGCAAGCCCACGCCGAAGGGCAACCACATGGCCGTGATCGCGGCGGGCACCGGGCTCGGCGAGGCGCGGCTCGTGTGGGACGGCTCGAAGCACCTGGTCTTGCCGACGGAGGGAGGCCACACGGACTTCGCGCCGCGCACGCCGCTCGAGATCGAGCTGTGGCACTACCTGTCGAACCGCTTCCCCGATCACGTGAGCTACGAGCGAGTCCTGTCGGGCGACGGGCTCGGCGCGCTCTACGATTTCTTCGCGTCGCGCGGCGGGAGGGAGCCGCGGGCGATCGCGCGCAAGCTCGAGCAGGGCGACAGGAACGCGGCGATCGCGGAGCTGGGCCTTGCGCGCGCGTACCGCCCGGCGACGCGGGCGGTGGATCTGTTCGCGTCGATCTACGGCGCGGAGGCGGGAAACCTCGCGCTCAAGGAGCTGGCGCTCGGCGGCGTGTTCGTCGCAGGAAACATCGCGCGGCACATCGTCCCGGCGCGGCGCGAGCTGTTCCTCGAGGGCTTCCGGAAAAAGGGGCGCTTCTCGGCGCTCATGTCGACGATCCCGGTGGTCGTCGTGACGGACCCGCTCGTCGGCGTGCGAGGCGCGCTGGCGATGGCGAGGGACCTGATCGCGGCGCGGGAGGGCGCGTCCCCGCAGCCGAAGCGGGCCGTGAAGAAGACCGTGAAGAAGGCGGCGAAGAAGAAGCGGTCGGGCTAG
- a CDS encoding GNAT family N-acetyltransferase, translated as MSFLPLETILSGERVALRAPRASDAKRLVEIRSRSRHFLAPWVSLPSADEFEIEPTRAQLLQERQWFRGDRHYKFVMTDGPNGEIIGRVSLSQVFRGVFQNAYLGYWIDVEHQGRGFTTEGVRLALGAAFGPLGLHRVQAAILPDNEASLAVASKVGLRLEGRAERYLQIAGVWRDHLIFAITAEEWTGRERRLR; from the coding sequence ATGTCTTTCCTGCCGCTCGAGACCATCCTCTCCGGCGAGCGCGTCGCCCTGCGCGCACCCCGCGCCTCCGACGCCAAGCGCCTCGTCGAGATCCGCTCCCGCTCCCGCCACTTCCTCGCGCCCTGGGTCTCCCTCCCCTCGGCAGACGAGTTCGAGATCGAGCCCACCCGCGCCCAGCTCCTCCAGGAGCGCCAGTGGTTCCGCGGCGATCGTCATTATAAGTTCGTCATGACGGACGGGCCGAACGGCGAGATCATCGGCCGCGTCTCGCTGAGCCAGGTCTTCCGCGGCGTCTTCCAGAACGCCTACCTCGGCTACTGGATCGACGTGGAGCACCAGGGCCGCGGGTTCACGACCGAGGGGGTGCGCCTCGCGCTCGGCGCAGCCTTCGGGCCGCTCGGGCTGCACCGGGTGCAGGCGGCGATCCTGCCGGACAACGAGGCGAGCCTCGCCGTGGCGAGCAAGGTCGGGCTGCGCCTCGAGGGCCGCGCCGAGCGCTACTTGCAGATCGCAGGGGTCTGGCGGGATCACCTCATCTTCGCGATCACCGCGGAGGAGTGGACCGGGCGAGAGCGCCGCTTGCGGTAG
- a CDS encoding RNA polymerase sigma factor, with product MRSGSIDARADLCANHYAEMRLYVEQLGLPEGDCDDLVQQIFVVACRKNAVIPESIPEQRAWLCEIAGPLVRNHKLIERRQSRAREFAPLPVSAEAMAMSPEEITYAREALRVLFEGTTPEEQALVRRYLLEDATLDELAAEIGISRSAVWARVDTLRKDMLAHFAILQSRDQRWT from the coding sequence ATGCGTTCGGGATCTATCGACGCGCGGGCGGATCTTTGTGCAAACCATTACGCCGAGATGCGGCTGTACGTGGAGCAATTGGGGCTCCCCGAGGGGGATTGCGACGATCTCGTGCAGCAGATCTTCGTGGTCGCGTGTCGGAAGAACGCCGTGATCCCCGAATCCATCCCGGAGCAGCGCGCGTGGCTGTGCGAGATTGCCGGGCCCCTGGTGCGCAATCACAAGCTGATCGAGAGGCGGCAATCCCGTGCCCGTGAGTTCGCCCCCCTGCCCGTGAGCGCGGAGGCGATGGCCATGAGCCCGGAAGAGATCACCTACGCCCGGGAGGCGCTCCGCGTGCTGTTCGAGGGCACGACGCCCGAGGAGCAAGCGCTCGTGCGGCGGTACCTGCTCGAGGACGCGACGCTGGACGAGCTAGCGGCAGAGATCGGGATCTCTCGGAGCGCCGTCTGGGCGCGGGTCGACACGCTGCGCAAAGACATGCTCGCGCACTTCGCGATCCTGCAATCACGCGACCAGCGGTGGACCTGA
- a CDS encoding vWA domain-containing protein: protein MTHPAFHAPIRFLLACLFLLGCKPAETPPGSRDPGAVRVEGTLGSPVLLANGDSTVYAVLRIATLPRPEKQRGRVNVALAIDTSGSMEGEAIVAARRSALQMIDALADGDRLAVVVFDSKAEVLLPSTELDAEVRADVKARIAAMQARGTTEMAGGLSAAVQEVAANLDSNGINRVVLLGDGIPNNASSIESTARRAAQRGVAITTLGLGLDYDEVLMGRVADLSGGRYRYIESADKLAGFFREELHRIDTVYGRQASITLTPGPGVRIDAVVGGETPEPGTAAYVPLGDIARGDSRDIVVRLTVTPRKAGVPIELLDAVLTFDDALEEAGRLQRVVYLGARTTLDEEEVAKAKNPAVDLSAALAEASATTLRALELGKQGQHVRARALLQKGADAALAQVKRTPSAELEKLAANMKSVATDMPEADRPAPASGMQYEFSDDAYIVPVEAPSVVRKRKEVHQSVVDALH, encoded by the coding sequence ATGACCCATCCTGCGTTCCACGCGCCGATCCGATTTCTCCTCGCCTGCCTCTTCCTCCTCGGCTGCAAGCCAGCGGAAACGCCGCCCGGGTCGCGCGATCCGGGCGCCGTGCGCGTGGAGGGGACGCTCGGTTCGCCCGTGCTCCTCGCGAACGGCGATAGCACGGTGTACGCGGTCCTCCGCATTGCCACCCTCCCGCGGCCCGAGAAGCAGCGCGGGCGCGTCAATGTCGCGCTCGCCATCGACACATCGGGCTCCATGGAAGGGGAGGCGATCGTGGCCGCGAGGCGCTCGGCCCTCCAGATGATCGACGCGCTCGCGGACGGCGACAGGCTCGCGGTGGTCGTCTTCGATTCGAAGGCCGAGGTTCTCCTGCCCTCGACCGAGCTGGACGCCGAGGTCCGCGCCGACGTGAAAGCGCGCATCGCCGCCATGCAGGCGCGCGGCACGACCGAGATGGCCGGCGGGCTCTCGGCCGCCGTCCAGGAGGTGGCCGCGAACCTCGATTCGAATGGCATCAACCGCGTCGTGCTCCTCGGCGACGGGATCCCGAACAACGCATCCAGCATCGAATCCACCGCGCGCCGTGCCGCGCAGCGCGGCGTCGCCATCACCACGCTCGGCCTCGGGCTCGATTACGACGAGGTGCTGATGGGGCGCGTCGCGGACCTGTCCGGCGGGCGGTATCGCTACATCGAGAGCGCGGACAAGCTCGCGGGGTTCTTCCGCGAGGAGCTTCATCGCATCGACACCGTGTATGGCCGGCAGGCGTCGATCACGCTGACGCCTGGTCCCGGCGTCCGCATCGACGCGGTCGTCGGCGGCGAGACCCCCGAGCCTGGGACCGCCGCCTACGTCCCGCTCGGCGACATCGCGCGCGGCGACAGCCGTGACATCGTGGTTCGCTTGACGGTGACGCCGCGCAAGGCAGGGGTGCCGATCGAGCTGCTCGACGCCGTGCTCACGTTCGACGACGCGCTCGAAGAGGCAGGCCGCCTTCAGCGCGTCGTCTACCTCGGCGCGCGCACGACGCTGGACGAGGAGGAGGTCGCGAAGGCGAAGAACCCCGCGGTCGATCTTTCGGCCGCGCTGGCCGAGGCGTCCGCGACGACCCTGCGCGCGCTCGAGCTTGGCAAGCAGGGGCAGCACGTGCGTGCAAGAGCGCTGCTCCAGAAGGGCGCGGATGCGGCGCTCGCGCAGGTGAAGCGCACGCCGAGCGCGGAGCTGGAGAAGCTCGCCGCCAACATGAAGTCTGTCGCGACAGACATGCCGGAGGCCGATCGTCCCGCGCCCGCTTCGGGCATGCAGTACGAGTTCTCGGACGACGCGTACATCGTGCCCGTGGAGGCGCCGTCGGTTGTGCGCAAGCGCAAGGAGGTCCACCAGAGCGTGGTGGACGCGCTCCATTGA
- a CDS encoding NAD(P)/FAD-dependent oxidoreductase, translating into MPHDALIIGGGPAGLSAALALGRACKRVVLCDAGPPRNAATDAVHNFLTRDGTPPRDMRAMGRAELERYGVEIREARVHDIARRDGGFRVQLDGGGEIEARRVLLALGMIDEHPDLPGYAPLWGKSIFICPYCHAWEVKGRALGVVAHSEARIEWSLFMTGWSRDLVVFLDGSPEPPPALRARLDKAGIRIEPRRIRALLGSEGHLQAVELEGGEEVLRDALFVHPPQRQTPLVTRLGLALDQGGFVRVDERGETSIPGIHAAGDLTTMKQGAVVAAAAGMMAASFMNHALTMEDAERPRA; encoded by the coding sequence ATGCCTCACGACGCCCTGATCATCGGTGGTGGCCCTGCCGGCCTGAGCGCTGCCCTCGCCCTCGGCCGCGCTTGCAAGCGGGTCGTGCTCTGTGACGCGGGACCGCCACGAAACGCCGCGACCGACGCCGTCCACAACTTCCTCACGCGCGACGGCACCCCGCCCCGCGACATGCGCGCCATGGGCCGCGCCGAGCTCGAGCGTTATGGCGTGGAGATCCGCGAGGCGCGCGTCCACGACATCGCGCGTCGCGACGGGGGTTTTCGCGTGCAGCTCGACGGCGGCGGAGAGATCGAGGCGCGGCGGGTGCTGCTCGCCCTGGGCATGATCGACGAGCACCCCGATCTGCCCGGCTATGCGCCGCTCTGGGGCAAGAGCATTTTCATCTGCCCTTATTGCCACGCCTGGGAGGTGAAGGGCCGCGCGCTCGGCGTGGTCGCGCACAGCGAGGCGAGGATCGAGTGGTCTCTCTTCATGACCGGCTGGTCGCGTGATCTCGTGGTCTTCCTCGACGGCTCGCCCGAGCCGCCTCCCGCGCTCCGCGCGCGCCTCGACAAGGCGGGCATCCGCATCGAGCCGCGCCGGATCCGCGCCCTCCTCGGATCGGAGGGACACCTGCAGGCGGTGGAGCTCGAGGGCGGCGAAGAGGTTTTACGCGACGCGCTCTTCGTGCACCCGCCGCAGCGACAGACGCCGCTGGTCACGCGCCTCGGCCTCGCGCTGGACCAGGGAGGGTTCGTGCGCGTGGACGAGCGGGGCGAGACCTCGATCCCCGGGATTCACGCGGCCGGAGATCTCACCACGATGAAGCAGGGCGCCGTCGTCGCGGCAGCCGCGGGGATGATGGCCGCGTCCTTCATGAACCACGCGCTCACGATGGAAGACGCCGAGCGGCCGCGAGCTTAG
- a CDS encoding AraC family transcriptional regulator: MQAGSSLRVGHGSVTVTHGTFDLDRPSARPSVHDYSVLALHVGGSALVEQRGRLSLTSGDAYIVPAGERHRILEAKSSERWGLGICTACLAQHEVGPLLAPFERVRAGAAAIVPIPQARQEHLVGLFREIERESATPGRPEADIVIRSLLALILAEVTRAASWSSAEGAGVSLVAQALSFIEKHCLEPISLADVAAAIGRSPAHVTTAIKRATGKTAGEWIVAGRLAEASRLLSSSDARIEDIAERIGYADATHFIRVFRRAHGVTPAAFRALHGGKQPRPAAVRRSPS; encoded by the coding sequence ATGCAAGCCGGGAGCTCGCTGCGCGTGGGACATGGTTCCGTCACCGTGACGCACGGGACCTTCGATCTCGACAGGCCCAGCGCGCGGCCGTCCGTGCACGACTACTCCGTGCTGGCGCTCCACGTCGGCGGCTCGGCGCTCGTCGAGCAGCGCGGGCGCCTCTCCCTCACGAGCGGCGACGCGTACATCGTTCCCGCGGGGGAGCGGCATCGCATTCTCGAGGCCAAGTCCTCCGAGCGCTGGGGCCTCGGCATCTGCACGGCGTGCCTCGCGCAGCACGAGGTCGGCCCCTTGCTCGCGCCGTTCGAGCGCGTGCGCGCGGGCGCCGCGGCCATCGTGCCCATTCCCCAGGCGCGGCAAGAGCACCTCGTGGGCCTCTTCCGGGAGATCGAGCGAGAGAGCGCGACGCCCGGCCGTCCCGAGGCCGATATCGTCATCCGCAGCCTGCTCGCCCTCATCCTCGCCGAGGTCACCCGCGCGGCCTCGTGGTCGAGCGCCGAGGGGGCCGGCGTGTCGCTGGTCGCGCAGGCCCTGTCGTTCATCGAGAAGCATTGCCTCGAGCCCATTTCACTCGCCGACGTGGCGGCCGCGATCGGGCGCTCGCCCGCGCACGTGACGACCGCGATCAAGCGCGCGACGGGCAAGACGGCGGGGGAATGGATCGTCGCCGGCAGGCTCGCCGAGGCGAGCCGCCTGCTCAGCTCCTCCGACGCGCGGATCGAGGACATCGCCGAGCGGATCGGCTACGCGGACGCGACGCACTTCATCCGGGTTTTCCGACGCGCGCACGGCGTCACGCCGGCGGCGTTCCGCGCGCTGCACGGCGGCAAGCAGCCCAGACCCGCGGCCGTCCGGCGTTCGCCTTCGTGA
- a CDS encoding PAS domain-containing protein produces MLRRRVADLEQALVERDALARAAEARATLYQRVLEELPIAVAVIRGDGMIIEVNRKQREVLGLGTGENIVGKINALESQRSVDSGYAELIARALRGEAFRAPPQRYEGLQPDSPTNDIYTQPLLQPVDVDGERYVAAVNLDVTEQVEAQKKLEETSTFYEGIIDNAPFYIYVKDRDGRYLVVNDFFVQGLGAPKSALLGKTDVELFGEADAEKYGNYDRMALETGTIHREDPVMVLGEQRYTLTTKFPLKDTEGRNHAVCSISLDITSRIRAEAEAQRLQEEIIRVQGETLRALSTPLLPIADGVVVMPLIGNFTEERAQQVLETLLQGVVAHHASIVIIDVTGVPLIDTHVANGLVQAAQAVRLLGAQTILTGIQPAIARTLVDIGAELGGFVTRSTLQSGIAHALGRQAATGFRAARDPSRARR; encoded by the coding sequence TTGTTGCGGCGCCGGGTCGCAGATCTCGAGCAAGCCCTCGTCGAGCGAGATGCCCTGGCCCGCGCCGCAGAGGCGCGCGCGACGCTCTACCAGCGGGTCCTCGAGGAGCTGCCCATCGCGGTCGCGGTCATCCGGGGCGACGGCATGATCATCGAGGTGAACCGCAAGCAGCGCGAGGTGCTCGGCCTGGGCACTGGCGAAAACATCGTGGGCAAGATCAACGCGCTCGAGTCGCAGAGGTCCGTGGACTCGGGGTACGCCGAGCTCATCGCGCGGGCCTTGCGCGGCGAGGCGTTTCGCGCGCCGCCGCAGCGCTACGAGGGCCTCCAGCCCGACAGCCCCACCAACGACATCTACACGCAGCCGCTGCTCCAGCCGGTGGACGTGGACGGCGAGCGCTATGTCGCGGCCGTCAACCTCGACGTCACCGAGCAGGTCGAGGCGCAGAAAAAGCTCGAGGAGACCTCGACCTTCTATGAAGGGATCATCGACAACGCCCCCTTCTACATCTACGTGAAGGACAGGGACGGGCGTTATCTGGTCGTCAATGACTTCTTCGTGCAGGGGCTCGGCGCCCCGAAGAGCGCGCTGCTCGGCAAGACCGACGTCGAGCTATTCGGCGAGGCCGATGCCGAGAAATACGGCAACTATGACCGCATGGCGCTCGAGACGGGCACCATACACCGCGAGGATCCGGTCATGGTCCTCGGCGAGCAGCGGTATACTTTGACCACCAAGTTCCCGCTGAAGGACACGGAGGGGCGGAACCACGCGGTGTGCAGCATCTCCCTCGACATCACCTCGCGCATACGGGCCGAGGCCGAGGCGCAGAGGCTGCAGGAGGAGATCATCCGGGTCCAGGGCGAGACCCTGCGCGCGCTGTCCACGCCCCTCCTGCCCATTGCCGACGGCGTGGTGGTGATGCCGCTCATCGGCAACTTCACGGAGGAGCGCGCGCAGCAGGTGCTCGAGACGCTGCTCCAGGGCGTGGTCGCGCATCACGCGTCCATCGTGATCATCGACGTCACGGGCGTGCCGCTCATCGACACCCACGTGGCCAATGGTCTCGTGCAGGCGGCGCAGGCCGTGCGCCTGCTCGGGGCGCAGACGATCCTCACGGGCATTCAGCCCGCCATTGCGCGCACGCTCGTCGACATCGGCGCCGAACTCGGGGGCTTCGTCACGAGGAGCACGCTCCAGAGCGGCATCGCCCACGCGCTCGGCAGGCAGGCGGCCACGGGCTTCAGGGCAGCGCGCGATCCCAGCCGAGCACGGCGTTGA
- a CDS encoding protein kinase domain-containing protein — protein sequence MPLLSKTVPSQLEAESGDQEVAHWLEETQEQVFGEDTPPRAHDDRGGSSGKRSMRGAEVDAQSFLGRQIGSYEITRFLARGGMGLVFVGRDTRLGRQVAIKALPSALIRDPESRARLVREAKILATVSHPGVATVYGMETTAEGELLIMELVEGRTLSDRLAREGALPVAEALDICAQIASAVEAAHRAGVIHRDLKPSNVMLTPNGKIKVLDFGLAREIRRTSGSDGPSLTSAHVLVGTPGYMSPEQARGAKLDERTDVFAIGAILFECLTGAEAFPGATVADVLVAILLQEPDWSALPGDVPEPVRSLLERCLSKDVEARPRDVGEVRSVLEQSRSLLEPSRPGKRRPQSGARPLSAARPFRSRLYAAAFFGAGAVTAAAATLALRPRPAPASAAVPAQETPVRRLSIAYPGGTPQRELMRLYVAISRDGRRVVFTAAKDAGPVMLWQRNLDELEARPLPDTEGARTPFLSPDGQWVAYLEDGTLKKRRLGGGSAFNLAAHPAFGGGAWGSDGVLSISPTWIGVARLPEHGGALQYVNQRAAESGEAAYLLPEVLPDNRALLYTVWNGKEDTRIDAFDVATGERHVVVESGSNGRLARSSRGLHLLWERKGTIYAARFDAERRRLDGPEHAVVDGVLTDAAEFVSRFAVSDEGTLVYIPGGVVHEEARLEWIGADGHPTHATEERQPFAEPHLSADGKKLSVIVRRRVYVAYVHDLEHGTSERISFDADVSSGAISPDGEQYIYGSHRDGGHGVWLKTLRDGVERRLGDPGAPFLHQFAWSADGSHVAFTRSDSARSAHHIWVLSLDGASSRERRLTDSSATEIFPTFSPNGKWIAYAEGDEDGHRIYVRSFPDGGVKRQITAQGGTEPLWSADGKTLYYRSGAEIRAVGVSAEDGKTTGGPRVVHAGRLGQLDGDLRSYAVGRDGRILVVAPAEDGPKVTQINAVLGWDRALP from the coding sequence GTGCCGTTGCTGTCGAAGACCGTGCCATCCCAGCTCGAAGCCGAGAGCGGCGACCAGGAGGTCGCGCACTGGCTCGAGGAGACGCAGGAGCAAGTCTTCGGCGAGGACACGCCGCCGCGCGCGCACGACGACCGCGGCGGCTCCTCGGGCAAGCGGTCGATGCGCGGCGCCGAGGTCGACGCGCAGAGCTTTCTCGGGCGGCAGATCGGCTCCTACGAGATCACCCGCTTCCTCGCCCGCGGCGGCATGGGGCTCGTCTTCGTCGGGCGCGACACGCGCCTCGGCCGTCAGGTCGCCATCAAGGCGCTGCCGTCTGCGCTGATCCGAGACCCGGAGAGCCGCGCGCGGCTCGTGCGGGAGGCGAAGATCCTCGCGACGGTCTCGCACCCCGGCGTCGCGACCGTGTACGGCATGGAGACGACCGCCGAGGGCGAGCTTCTGATCATGGAGCTGGTCGAGGGCAGGACGCTGTCGGACCGGCTCGCCCGCGAGGGCGCGCTGCCCGTGGCCGAGGCGCTCGACATCTGCGCCCAGATCGCCTCCGCGGTGGAGGCGGCGCACCGGGCGGGCGTGATCCACCGCGATCTGAAGCCGAGCAACGTGATGCTCACGCCGAACGGCAAGATCAAGGTGCTCGATTTCGGCCTGGCGCGCGAGATTCGCCGCACCTCGGGGAGCGACGGCCCGAGCCTGACGAGCGCCCACGTCCTCGTCGGCACCCCCGGCTACATGAGCCCCGAGCAAGCCCGCGGCGCGAAGCTCGACGAGCGCACCGACGTATTCGCGATCGGCGCCATCCTGTTCGAATGCCTGACCGGCGCCGAGGCTTTCCCGGGCGCGACCGTGGCCGACGTGCTCGTCGCCATCCTGCTGCAAGAGCCGGACTGGAGCGCGCTGCCGGGCGATGTGCCCGAGCCCGTGCGCAGCTTGCTGGAGCGGTGCCTGTCGAAGGACGTCGAGGCGCGCCCCCGCGACGTGGGCGAGGTGCGATCGGTGCTCGAGCAATCCAGGAGCCTGCTCGAGCCCTCGCGCCCGGGAAAGCGCCGTCCGCAGAGCGGCGCGCGCCCGCTGTCCGCTGCGCGCCCTTTCCGATCGAGGCTGTACGCCGCGGCATTCTTCGGCGCAGGCGCTGTCACGGCCGCCGCGGCGACGCTCGCATTGCGGCCGCGCCCCGCGCCTGCCTCCGCGGCCGTTCCAGCGCAGGAGACGCCCGTCCGGCGGCTCTCGATCGCGTATCCGGGGGGCACGCCGCAGCGCGAGCTGATGCGGCTCTACGTGGCCATCTCGCGCGACGGCCGGCGCGTCGTGTTCACGGCCGCCAAGGACGCGGGCCCCGTCATGCTCTGGCAGCGCAACCTCGACGAGCTCGAGGCCCGGCCCCTCCCCGACACGGAAGGCGCGCGCACGCCGTTTTTATCGCCGGACGGCCAGTGGGTGGCCTACCTCGAGGACGGCACGCTGAAGAAGCGCCGGCTCGGCGGGGGCAGCGCGTTCAACCTGGCGGCGCACCCGGCGTTCGGGGGCGGCGCGTGGGGGAGCGACGGCGTCCTGTCCATCAGCCCCACCTGGATCGGCGTCGCGCGGCTGCCCGAGCACGGCGGCGCGCTGCAGTACGTCAATCAACGCGCCGCCGAGAGCGGGGAGGCCGCATACCTGTTGCCCGAGGTTTTACCAGACAACCGCGCCCTCCTCTATACGGTCTGGAATGGCAAGGAGGACACGCGGATCGACGCGTTCGACGTGGCGACGGGGGAGAGGCACGTGGTCGTCGAGAGCGGCTCGAACGGGCGGCTCGCGCGCTCGTCGCGGGGCCTGCACCTGCTCTGGGAGCGCAAGGGGACGATCTACGCGGCCCGCTTCGACGCCGAGCGCCGCAGGCTCGACGGGCCCGAGCACGCCGTGGTGGACGGGGTGCTCACCGACGCGGCCGAGTTCGTCTCGCGCTTCGCCGTCTCCGACGAGGGCACGCTCGTCTACATCCCGGGCGGTGTCGTGCACGAGGAGGCGCGCCTCGAATGGATCGGGGCCGACGGCCACCCGACCCACGCGACCGAGGAGCGGCAGCCCTTCGCAGAGCCGCACCTGTCGGCCGACGGCAAGAAGCTCTCGGTGATCGTGCGGCGGCGGGTGTACGTGGCCTACGTCCACGACCTCGAGCACGGCACGTCCGAGCGGATCTCCTTCGACGCCGACGTCTCGTCGGGCGCCATTTCGCCGGACGGCGAGCAATACATCTACGGCAGCCATCGAGACGGCGGCCACGGCGTCTGGCTGAAGACGCTGCGCGACGGGGTCGAGCGCCGCCTCGGCGATCCGGGCGCGCCCTTTTTGCACCAGTTCGCCTGGTCGGCGGACGGCAGCCACGTGGCCTTCACCAGGTCCGACTCCGCCCGCTCGGCGCACCACATCTGGGTGCTCTCGCTCGACGGCGCGTCCTCGCGCGAGAGGCGCCTGACCGACAGCTCCGCGACCGAGATCTTTCCGACCTTCTCGCCGAACGGCAAATGGATCGCGTACGCCGAGGGCGACGAGGACGGCCATCGCATCTACGTCCGCTCCTTCCCCGACGGCGGGGTGAAGCGGCAGATCACCGCGCAGGGCGGCACCGAGCCGCTCTGGTCCGCCGACGGCAAGACGCTTTATTACCGCAGCGGCGCCGAGATCCGCGCCGTGGGCGTGTCTGCGGAGGACGGCAAGACGACGGGGGGGCCGCGCGTCGTTCACGCCGGGCGCCTGGGCCAGCTCGACGGCGATCTGCGCAGCTATGCCGTGGGGCGCGACGGCCGCATCCTCGTCGTCGCGCCGGCCGAGGACGGCCCCAAGGTGACCCAGATCAACGCCGTGCTCGGCTGGGATCGCGCGCTGCCCTGA